In Juglans regia cultivar Chandler chromosome 5, Walnut 2.0, whole genome shotgun sequence, the following are encoded in one genomic region:
- the LOC109013755 gene encoding uncharacterized protein LOC109013755 isoform X2, whose translation MEEDGHDLSFDVAALSPALVSLASFSSIPSPSPRRLSIGNFAQSSRPVPAPAQPKRMAWVSLQGRLVNAEEASSARAIGGNLSREEAAAWEFFSPIQRFLIVAVIGVAVAESKKNRIIWQLTKSVELRDQVLSSMQQKLDILCEEVNNVRDHSGALGEMAATKNAELPCNKAFGSDTIKFVDCGCWLCDQHRDIYNALSGCMKSSSGDGMLQYKLAFSNEAEPEERRMSDLSDWASSVTSSAEIQMNTLAIEQDIYNLKRDCEEKDATIKELSTLLHSSDVAGSKRIAELEDIIRRKNMIITKLKKDMLVLEQKVVHFTRLRRSSFPASDSNSNCGQHPHMTDNLLYDMDSTSPSSSDSDCSPVNRPHAPFAKIDEVFVKNSNSASTTNQMSAPAKASGQSRYLLEIQERVKCDV comes from the exons ATGGAAGAAGACGGCCATGATCTCAGCTTCGACGTTGCGGCTTTATCTCCAGCTCTGGTCTCTCTCGCCTCGTTTTCTTCTATCCCCTCTCCCTCCCCTCGCCGGCTCTCCATCGGCAACTTCGCCCAGTCCAGCCGTCCCGTCCCCGCCCCCGCCCAGCCTAAAAGGATGGCCTGGGTGTCCCTCCAGGGGCGGCTCGTCAATGCTGAAGAAGCGAGCTCGGCTAGAGCCATCGGGGGCAACTTGAGCCGCGAAGAAGCCGCGGCTTGGGAATTTTTCAGCCCCATTCAGAGGTTCCTCATTGTCGCGGTTATCGGCGTCGCCGTTGCCGAGTCCAAGAAAAACCGAATCATTTGGCAGCTCACAAAATCTGTGGAACTTAGG GATCAGGTGCTGTCAAGCATGCAACAGAAGCTTGATATTCTCTGCGAGGAGGTGAATAATGTTAGGGACCACTCAGGTGCTTTGGGCGAGATGGCAGCCACCAAAAATGCGGAATTGCCATGTAATAAAGCTTTTGGCTCTGATACGATTAAATTTGTTGATTGTGGTTGTTGGCTCTGTGATCAACATCGTGACATTTATAATGCATTGTCG GGTTGCATGAAATCTTCCAGTGGGGACGGGATGCTCCAATATAAATTGGCTTTCTCGAATGAAGCAGAACCAGAAGAACGCCGCATGTCTGATTTGTCAGATTGGGCTTCAAGTGTCACATCTTCTGCCGAAATCCAG ATGAACACCTTAGCTATAGAACAGGACATTTACAACCTCAAAAGGGACTGTGAAGAGAAGGATGCCACCATAAAGGAGCTAAGCACGTTACTCCACTCATCTGATGTTGCTGGTTCCAAG AGGATTGCGGAGTTGGAAGATATTATACGAAGGAAGAACATGATAATTACAAAACTTAAGAAGGACATGCTTGTCCTAGAGCAAAAG GTTGTGCACTTCACAAGGCTTCGGAGATCCTCCTTCCCTGCCTCAGACTCGAACTCAAACTGCGGGCAACATCCACACATGACAGATAATCTCCTATATGACATGGATAGTACTAGTCCTTCATCTTCTGATTCAGATTGCTCCCCTGTGAACAGGCCACATGCTCCCTTCGCTAAAATTGATGAAGTTTTTGTAAAGAATAGCAACTCCGCTTCTACAACAAACCAGATGTCAGCACCAGCAAAAGCCTCAG GCCAAAGCAGGTACCTGTTGGAAATTCAAGAAAGAGTAAAATGCGATGTCTGA
- the LOC109013755 gene encoding uncharacterized protein LOC109013755 isoform X1 codes for MEEDGHDLSFDVAALSPALVSLASFSSIPSPSPRRLSIGNFAQSSRPVPAPAQPKRMAWVSLQGRLVNAEEASSARAIGGNLSREEAAAWEFFSPIQRFLIVAVIGVAVAESKKNRIIWQLTKSVELRDQVLSSMQQKLDILCEEVNNVRDHSGALGEMAATKNAELPCNKAFGSDTIKFVDCGCWLCDQHRDIYNALSGCMKSSSGDGMLQYKLAFSNEAEPEERRMSDLSDWASSVTSSAEIQMNTLAIEQDIYNLKRDCEEKDATIKELSTLLHSSDVAGSKRIAELEDIIRRKNMIITKLKKDMLVLEQKVVHFTRLRRSSFPASDSNSNCGQHPHMTDNLLYDMDSTSPSSSDSDCSPVNRPHAPFAKIDEVFVKNSNSASTTNQMSAPAKASGSFMRRIDQRLKSRSVSPLKEISTNSQSETVSSPRPKQVPVGNSRKSKMRCLSGSKDGTPQKRWI; via the exons ATGGAAGAAGACGGCCATGATCTCAGCTTCGACGTTGCGGCTTTATCTCCAGCTCTGGTCTCTCTCGCCTCGTTTTCTTCTATCCCCTCTCCCTCCCCTCGCCGGCTCTCCATCGGCAACTTCGCCCAGTCCAGCCGTCCCGTCCCCGCCCCCGCCCAGCCTAAAAGGATGGCCTGGGTGTCCCTCCAGGGGCGGCTCGTCAATGCTGAAGAAGCGAGCTCGGCTAGAGCCATCGGGGGCAACTTGAGCCGCGAAGAAGCCGCGGCTTGGGAATTTTTCAGCCCCATTCAGAGGTTCCTCATTGTCGCGGTTATCGGCGTCGCCGTTGCCGAGTCCAAGAAAAACCGAATCATTTGGCAGCTCACAAAATCTGTGGAACTTAGG GATCAGGTGCTGTCAAGCATGCAACAGAAGCTTGATATTCTCTGCGAGGAGGTGAATAATGTTAGGGACCACTCAGGTGCTTTGGGCGAGATGGCAGCCACCAAAAATGCGGAATTGCCATGTAATAAAGCTTTTGGCTCTGATACGATTAAATTTGTTGATTGTGGTTGTTGGCTCTGTGATCAACATCGTGACATTTATAATGCATTGTCG GGTTGCATGAAATCTTCCAGTGGGGACGGGATGCTCCAATATAAATTGGCTTTCTCGAATGAAGCAGAACCAGAAGAACGCCGCATGTCTGATTTGTCAGATTGGGCTTCAAGTGTCACATCTTCTGCCGAAATCCAG ATGAACACCTTAGCTATAGAACAGGACATTTACAACCTCAAAAGGGACTGTGAAGAGAAGGATGCCACCATAAAGGAGCTAAGCACGTTACTCCACTCATCTGATGTTGCTGGTTCCAAG AGGATTGCGGAGTTGGAAGATATTATACGAAGGAAGAACATGATAATTACAAAACTTAAGAAGGACATGCTTGTCCTAGAGCAAAAG GTTGTGCACTTCACAAGGCTTCGGAGATCCTCCTTCCCTGCCTCAGACTCGAACTCAAACTGCGGGCAACATCCACACATGACAGATAATCTCCTATATGACATGGATAGTACTAGTCCTTCATCTTCTGATTCAGATTGCTCCCCTGTGAACAGGCCACATGCTCCCTTCGCTAAAATTGATGAAGTTTTTGTAAAGAATAGCAACTCCGCTTCTACAACAAACCAGATGTCAGCACCAGCAAAAGCCTCAGGTTCCTTTATGAGACGAATAGATCAACGATTGAAATCTCGATCTGTTAGTCCTCTTAAAGAAATATCTACAAATTCACAATCTGAAACAGTTTCTTCTCCAAGGCCAAAGCAGGTACCTGTTGGAAATTCAAGAAAGAGTAAAATGCGATGTCTGAGCGGATCTAAGGATGGAACTCCCCAGAAGAGATGGATTTA G